The following are encoded in a window of Fusarium oxysporum f. sp. lycopersici 4287 chromosome 5, whole genome shotgun sequence genomic DNA:
- a CDS encoding hypothetical protein (At least one base has a quality score < 10), translating into MGAISAVFLILITIFCQSQTPPDRTMQSKTNVVAVPPIGVWAVAGCGMDLFINICLTLLGFLPGHIHAFYLEYIYYDRREQAREGRFATGPAPGIYSDNVQTGGQGYGTMGRAA; encoded by the exons ATGGGTGCTATTTCTGCCGTCTTCCTTATCCTCATCACGATTTTCTGTCAGTCACAGACTCCTCCTGATCGCACAATGCAAAGCAAAACTAATGTAGTCGCAGTCCCTCCCATCGGCGTCTGGGCCGTTGCAGGATGTGGAATGG ATCTGttcatcaacatctgcttgacccttcttggcttccttcCAGGTCATATCCACGCCTTCTACCTTGAGTACATCTACTACGACCGCCGAGAACAGGCGCGCGAGGGTCGTTTTGCGACTGGACCTGCGCCTGGCATTTACTCCGACAACGTGCAGACTGGCGGACAGGGCTATGGAACAATGGGACGCGCAGCATAA
- a CDS encoding CMGC/CDK/CRK7 protein kinase translates to MENVSKPPRRRRHAAMRDERELNDQGERARHERGMKPSQRSRSPRQVRDSRHDSDARRNRPPIRPDSHSSRRRRHSHDRSRDRASRLSPEPSRRGPEVEDLIPRYRERHREIEEKPPRRSQSRSPGHDYISRASPSAAKRHRSRSPSLTISNRKRSRRNRSPRPRTRDISLESPSRKHARHSSRDRRKTSPRQQARSSRSPTRSRPRSPAKSDSGSRRADREAQSQLERPQPRSRSRSLTSEHHLASSRRARASSREDQRTSGLERISSRRQLPPRSPQASRERRSREGSPGWRHSSRSDIDEDMTSRSNPRGGYNPKYHQKSHISNDQYSPSPQHASYHNSPSRSPYGPSRGGWNGHQSYPPQYPQGSSHGPPSGPSSHYHSNTTRSPPYAAPTGPMQQYPQGGSYRGGYRGGGFRGRGRGGFKNSHWNSGPPSRGHHDDLGNERFSNVDDHGNTGSEPMDVQEEVFQSHDKLGEDTSQSVQDRAGPLTTPNRPPPSGPGGSSGSKFSFAFKPSSKPAVTAPKPEISQKLNAAPRREPQPENRDRDRARDQEREPPRSAPTEPASSRPRHERRHPPEGPRVAPRMRKVMKIMKRPKPRPTLPADLVDSESVFFRKPGNESVVGSGTYGKVFKGLNVYTKGMVALKRIRMEGERDGFPVTAIREIKLLQSLRHVNIVNLQEVMVEKNDCFMVFEYLSHDLTGLLNHPTFKLETAQKKDLAKQMFEGLDYLHTRGVLHRDIKAANILVSNEGVLKIADFGLARFYAKRHQLDYTNRVITIWYRSPELLLGETKYTAAVDVWSAACVMVEIFDRNAIFPGDGTELSQLEKIYNVMGTPNLKDWPNLIDMAWFELLRPTVKRRNVFAEKYRDKMSPAAFDLLSAMFHYDPAKRPSAAQVLQHAYFTEEAPAARQATELATHNDWHEFESKALRKENDRREREAKKLAKENAGRDKEKDKKRINEGTDQRDTKRLQVGKNGGNKPTPAVAPPNSTSEA, encoded by the exons ATGGAGAACGTATCCAAACCTCCACGTCGACGTCGACATGCTGCCATGAGAGACGAGCGAGAACTTAATGACCAAGGAGAACGGGCTCGACATGAGCGAGGAATGAAGCCCTCACAGAGATCAAGGTCTCCCCGTCAAGTTCGCGATTCTCGCCACGATTCCGACGCACGCCGCAACCGCCCACCCATAAGACCAGATTCTCATTCATCTCGCCGTCGTCGCCATTCGCACGATCGTAGTCGTGATCGCGCTTCTCGTCTATCGCCCGAACCATCACGTCGAGGACCAGAAGTCGAAGATCTTATTCCGCGTTATCGAGAACGCCATCGCGAAATCGAGGAGAAGCCTCCGCGGCGAAGCCAGAGCCGAAGTCCAGGCCACGACTATATCAGCAGGGCATCGCCCTCGGCAGCCAAACGACATCGAAGTCGGAGCCCTTCTTTAACCATTTCCAATCGAAAGAGATCCAGAAGAAACAGGAgcccaaggccaaggacaagggACATCAGCCTAGAGTCTCCATCTAGGAAGCACGCCAGGCACTCCTCACGCGACCGACGTAAAACATCGCCTCGCCAACAAGCACGATCTTCTAGATCCCCCACACGTTCACGACCTAGATCCCCAGCAAAGTCGGACTCGGGTTCGCGACGGGCAGACCGAGAGGCTCAGTCCCAATTAGAACGACCTCAACCACGGTCACGAAGCCGATCGCTTACATCAGAGCACCACTTGGCTTCATCCCGAAGAGCTCGTGCATCATCTCGCGAGGATCAACGGACGTCAGGTCTTGAGCGGATTTCCTCGCGGCGACAGCTTCCACCACGATCACCTCAAGCAAGTAGGGAACGGAGATCTCGAGAAGGGTCGCCCGGCTGGCGTCATTCTTCGAGGTCCGATATCGACGAAGATATGACCTCCAGAAGCAATCCTCGAGGAGGCTATAACCCGAAGTATCACCAAAAATCACATATCAGTAACGATCAGTATTCCCCATCACCCCAACACGCTTCGTACCATAACTCGCCTTCACGATCACCCTACGGGCCATCACGTGGTGGATGGAATGGTCATCA GTCCTACCCACCTCAGTATCCTCAAGGGAGTAGTCACGGTCCCCCAAGTGGCCCTTCTAGCCATTATCATTCCAATACTACACGGTCACCGCCATACGCCGCTCCGACAGGCCCGATGCAGCAGTACCCTCAGGGGGGGAGCTACCGCGGTGGCTACAGAGGTGGCGGTTTTCGAGGTCGTGGGAGAGGCGGCTTCAAGAATTCTCATTGGAACTCAGGCCCTCCTTCAAGAGGACACCACGATGATTTAGGCAATGAACGCTTCAGCAATGTGGACGACCACGGAAATACAGGTTCTGAGCCTATGGATGTTCAGGAAGAAGTGTTTCAGTCTCACGATAAATTGGGCGAAGACACCAGCCAGAGTGTTCAGGACAGAGCAGGCCCATTGACTACCCCCAACAGACCACCCCCATCTGGTCCAGGAGGTTCATCTGGTAGCAAGTTCAGTTTTGCCTTCAAACCTTCATCAAAGCCAGCGGTCACTGCGCCAAAGCCCGAGATATCACAAAAGTTGAATGCGGCTCCTCGGCGGGAACCTCAGCCGGAGAATCGAGACAGAGATCGAGCCCGAGATCAAGAGCGCGAACCTCCCCGAAGTGCACCGACAGAGCCAGCTTCCTCTCGACCACGCCACGAGCGTCGCCATCCTCCCGAAGGCCCTAGAGTTGCGCCCCGTATGCGTAAGGTGATGAAAATCATGAAACGACCGAAGCCAAGACCGACTCTCCCAGCTGATCTGGTGGACTCGGAATCTGTCTTCTTCAGAAAACCTGGAAACGAATCAGTCGTTGGCTCCGGTACTTATGGCAAGGTTTTCAAAGGCCTGAATGTTTACACAAAGGGAATGGTCGCCCTCAAACGAATTCGAATGGAAGGCGAGCGTGATGGTTTTCCTGTCACAGCTATCCGAGaaatcaagcttcttcaatctctcAGACATGTCAATATCGTCAATCTTCAGGAGGTTATGGTCGAAAAGAATGATTGTTTTATGGTGTTTGAGTACCTGTCGCATGACCTCACAGGACTGCTGAATCACCCTACATTCAAACTGGAGACGGCTCAAAAGAAAGACCTCGCTAAACAGATGTTCGAGGGCTTGGATTATCTCCATACGCGAGGGGTACTCCATCGCGATATCAAGGCCGCAAATATACTCGTCAGTAACGAGGGAGTCCTCAAGATTGCTGATTTTGGCCTCGCTCGATTCTACGCCAAGCGTCACCAGCTGGACTACACCAACCGAGTCATCACCATCTGGTATCGCTCACCAGAGCTATTACTTGGCGAGACTAAGTAcactgctgctgttgatgtctGGAGTGCAGCATGCGTCATGGTTGAGATTTTTGATCGGAATGCCATCTTCCCAGGTGACGGAACCGAGCTTAGCCAACTGGAAAAGATCTACAACGTGATGGGCACGCCGAACTTGAAAGACTGGCCCAATCTCATTGATATGGCTTGGTTTGAACTTTTGCGCCCAACtgtgaagagaaggaatGTCTTCGCAGAGAAGTACCGTGATAAGATGTCACCAGCCGCCTTCGACCTGCTCTCCGCCATGTTCCATTACGACCCTGCAAAAAGACCCAGCGCTGCACAGGTACTCCAACATGCATACTTTACGGAAGAAGCACCAGCAGCCCGCCAGGCTACAGA ACTCGCAACACATAATGACTGGCATGAATTCGAGTCTAAAGCCCTGAGGAAGGAAAACGATCGACGCGAGAGAGAAGCTAAAAAGCTGGCTAAAGAGAATGCCGGCCGGGACAAAGAGAAAGATAAGAAACGTATTAATGAAGGGACCGACCAGCGCGACACAAAGCGGTTACAGGTTGGCAAGAATGGTGGAAACAAGCCCACGCCGGCAGTCGCACCACCGAATTCGACCTCTGAAGCGTAA
- a CDS encoding CMGC/CDK/CRK7 protein kinase gives MENVSKPPRRRRHAAMRDERELNDQGERARHERGMKPSQRSRSPRQVRDSRHDSDARRNRPPIRPDSHSSRRRRHSHDRSRDRASRLSPEPSRRGPEVEDLIPRYRERHREIEEKPPRRSQSRSPGHDYISRASPSAAKRHRSRSPSLTISNRKRSRRNRSPRPRTRDISLESPSRKHARHSSRDRRKTSPRQQARSSRSPTRSRPRSPAKSDSGSRRADREAQSQLERPQPRSRSRSLTSEHHLASSRRARASSREDQRTSGLERISSRRQLPPRSPQASRERRSREGSPGWRHSSRSDIDEDMTSRSNPRGGYNPKYHQKSHISNDQYSPSPQHASYHNSPSRSPYGPSRGGWNGHQSYPPQYPQGSSHGPPSGPSSHYHSNTTRSPPYAAPTGPMQQYPQGGSYRGGYRGGGFRGRGRGGFKNSHWNSGPPSRGHHDDLGNERFSNVDDHGNTGSEPMDVQEEVFQSHDKLGEDTSQSVQDRAGPLTTPNRPPPSGPGGSSGSKFSFAFKPSSKPAVTAPKPEISQKLNAAPRREPQPENRDRDRARDQEREPPRSAPTEPASSRPRHERRHPPEGPRVAPRMRKVMKIMKRPKPRPTLPADLVDSESVFFRKPGNESVVGSGTYGKVFKGLNVYTKGMVALKRIRMEGERDGFPVTAIREIKLLQSLRHVNIVNLQEVMVEKNDCFMVFEYLSHDLTGLLNHPTFKLETAQKKDLAKQMFEGLDYLHTRGVLHRDIKAANILVSNEGVLKIADFGLARFYAKRHQLDYTNRVITIWYRSPELLLGETKYTAAVDVWSAACVMVEIFDRNAIFPGDGTELSQLEKIYNVMGTPNLKDWPNLIDMAWFELLRPTVKRRNVFAEKYRDKMSPAAFDLLSAMFHYDPAKRPSAAQVLQHAYFTEEAPAARQATE, from the exons ATGGAGAACGTATCCAAACCTCCACGTCGACGTCGACATGCTGCCATGAGAGACGAGCGAGAACTTAATGACCAAGGAGAACGGGCTCGACATGAGCGAGGAATGAAGCCCTCACAGAGATCAAGGTCTCCCCGTCAAGTTCGCGATTCTCGCCACGATTCCGACGCACGCCGCAACCGCCCACCCATAAGACCAGATTCTCATTCATCTCGCCGTCGTCGCCATTCGCACGATCGTAGTCGTGATCGCGCTTCTCGTCTATCGCCCGAACCATCACGTCGAGGACCAGAAGTCGAAGATCTTATTCCGCGTTATCGAGAACGCCATCGCGAAATCGAGGAGAAGCCTCCGCGGCGAAGCCAGAGCCGAAGTCCAGGCCACGACTATATCAGCAGGGCATCGCCCTCGGCAGCCAAACGACATCGAAGTCGGAGCCCTTCTTTAACCATTTCCAATCGAAAGAGATCCAGAAGAAACAGGAgcccaaggccaaggacaagggACATCAGCCTAGAGTCTCCATCTAGGAAGCACGCCAGGCACTCCTCACGCGACCGACGTAAAACATCGCCTCGCCAACAAGCACGATCTTCTAGATCCCCCACACGTTCACGACCTAGATCCCCAGCAAAGTCGGACTCGGGTTCGCGACGGGCAGACCGAGAGGCTCAGTCCCAATTAGAACGACCTCAACCACGGTCACGAAGCCGATCGCTTACATCAGAGCACCACTTGGCTTCATCCCGAAGAGCTCGTGCATCATCTCGCGAGGATCAACGGACGTCAGGTCTTGAGCGGATTTCCTCGCGGCGACAGCTTCCACCACGATCACCTCAAGCAAGTAGGGAACGGAGATCTCGAGAAGGGTCGCCCGGCTGGCGTCATTCTTCGAGGTCCGATATCGACGAAGATATGACCTCCAGAAGCAATCCTCGAGGAGGCTATAACCCGAAGTATCACCAAAAATCACATATCAGTAACGATCAGTATTCCCCATCACCCCAACACGCTTCGTACCATAACTCGCCTTCACGATCACCCTACGGGCCATCACGTGGTGGATGGAATGGTCATCA GTCCTACCCACCTCAGTATCCTCAAGGGAGTAGTCACGGTCCCCCAAGTGGCCCTTCTAGCCATTATCATTCCAATACTACACGGTCACCGCCATACGCCGCTCCGACAGGCCCGATGCAGCAGTACCCTCAGGGGGGGAGCTACCGCGGTGGCTACAGAGGTGGCGGTTTTCGAGGTCGTGGGAGAGGCGGCTTCAAGAATTCTCATTGGAACTCAGGCCCTCCTTCAAGAGGACACCACGATGATTTAGGCAATGAACGCTTCAGCAATGTGGACGACCACGGAAATACAGGTTCTGAGCCTATGGATGTTCAGGAAGAAGTGTTTCAGTCTCACGATAAATTGGGCGAAGACACCAGCCAGAGTGTTCAGGACAGAGCAGGCCCATTGACTACCCCCAACAGACCACCCCCATCTGGTCCAGGAGGTTCATCTGGTAGCAAGTTCAGTTTTGCCTTCAAACCTTCATCAAAGCCAGCGGTCACTGCGCCAAAGCCCGAGATATCACAAAAGTTGAATGCGGCTCCTCGGCGGGAACCTCAGCCGGAGAATCGAGACAGAGATCGAGCCCGAGATCAAGAGCGCGAACCTCCCCGAAGTGCACCGACAGAGCCAGCTTCCTCTCGACCACGCCACGAGCGTCGCCATCCTCCCGAAGGCCCTAGAGTTGCGCCCCGTATGCGTAAGGTGATGAAAATCATGAAACGACCGAAGCCAAGACCGACTCTCCCAGCTGATCTGGTGGACTCGGAATCTGTCTTCTTCAGAAAACCTGGAAACGAATCAGTCGTTGGCTCCGGTACTTATGGCAAGGTTTTCAAAGGCCTGAATGTTTACACAAAGGGAATGGTCGCCCTCAAACGAATTCGAATGGAAGGCGAGCGTGATGGTTTTCCTGTCACAGCTATCCGAGaaatcaagcttcttcaatctctcAGACATGTCAATATCGTCAATCTTCAGGAGGTTATGGTCGAAAAGAATGATTGTTTTATGGTGTTTGAGTACCTGTCGCATGACCTCACAGGACTGCTGAATCACCCTACATTCAAACTGGAGACGGCTCAAAAGAAAGACCTCGCTAAACAGATGTTCGAGGGCTTGGATTATCTCCATACGCGAGGGGTACTCCATCGCGATATCAAGGCCGCAAATATACTCGTCAGTAACGAGGGAGTCCTCAAGATTGCTGATTTTGGCCTCGCTCGATTCTACGCCAAGCGTCACCAGCTGGACTACACCAACCGAGTCATCACCATCTGGTATCGCTCACCAGAGCTATTACTTGGCGAGACTAAGTAcactgctgctgttgatgtctGGAGTGCAGCATGCGTCATGGTTGAGATTTTTGATCGGAATGCCATCTTCCCAGGTGACGGAACCGAGCTTAGCCAACTGGAAAAGATCTACAACGTGATGGGCACGCCGAACTTGAAAGACTGGCCCAATCTCATTGATATGGCTTGGTTTGAACTTTTGCGCCCAACtgtgaagagaaggaatGTCTTCGCAGAGAAGTACCGTGATAAGATGTCACCAGCCGCCTTCGACCTGCTCTCCGCCATGTTCCATTACGACCCTGCAAAAAGACCCAGCGCTGCACAGGTACTCCAACATGCATACTTTACGGAAGAAGCACCAGCAGCCCGCCAGGCTACAGAGTAA